A region from the Ctenopharyngodon idella isolate HZGC_01 chromosome 13, HZGC01, whole genome shotgun sequence genome encodes:
- the med6 gene encoding mediator of RNA polymerase II transcription subunit 6, whose amino-acid sequence MASVDLRDNLLGISWVDSGWVPILNPSNVLEYFSERSNPFYDRTCNNEVVKMQRLTLDHLNQMVGVEYILLHAQEPILYIIRKQQRQSPTQVIPLADYYIIAGVVYQAPDLGSVINSRVLSAVHGIQSAFDEAMSFCRYHPSKGYWWHYKDQEERERVKPKSKRKEEPSSLFQRQRVDTLLLDLRNKFPPTFYQPKPGEKPVPVEVKKEPEVPLETVKPQEERETKPPAPPGPARPAPQTTPNKPPPEKRARLQ is encoded by the exons ATGGCGTCGGTGGATTTAAGAG ATAATCTGCTGGGCATCTCGTGGGTGGACAGTGGCTGGGTACCCATCCTGAACCCCAGCAATGTGCTGGAGTATTTCTCTGAGAGGAGCAACCCATTCTATGATCGCACCTGCAACAACGAGGTGGTGAAAATGCAGAGATTAACCCTGGATCACCTCAA tcagATGGTGGGTGTGGAATATATTTTGCTTCACGCTCAGGAGCCGATTCTGTACATCATCAGAAAGCAGCAGAGACAATCACCAACACAAG TGATCCCGCTTGCTGACTACTATATTATAGCTGGAGTGGTGTATCAGGCACCTGACCTGGGATCAGTCATCAATTCCAGAGTG CTCTCAGCGGTTCATGGGATTCAGTCTGCATTTGATGAGGCAATGTCCTTCTGCAGGTACCACCCATCCAAAGGGTACTGGTGGCACTATAAAGACCAGGAGGAGAGAG AAAGGGTAAAGCCTAAATCTAAGCGGAAAGAGGAGCCAAGTTCTTTGTTCCAGAGGCAGAGAGTTGACACACTGTTGCTGGATCTGCGCAATAAATTTCCCCCAACTTTCTATCAG CCCAAACCAGGAGAGAAGCCTGTCCCAG TGGAGGTAAAGAAAGAGCCAGAAGTGCCACTTGAGACTGTGAAGCCTCAAGAAGAACGAGAGACGAAACCTCCGGCCCCTCCTGGCCCTGCCCGGCCAGCCCCACAAACTACACCCAACAAACCACCACCTGAGAAACGTGCACGCCTGCAGTAA